The following proteins are encoded in a genomic region of Oceaniferula marina:
- a CDS encoding helix-turn-helix domain-containing protein — MSNVLQAEHIDRQVLHMIRTLLRSAPVNWDDCYQWAGIGLRDKGPSEFIPQVKILDIFLRVADLLDDPFFVMRYFDAEAFYFYPNLYGSVMALSENMREFEQHYEKYNQLYKMGGFTLTQGEQRGFFEVGVQVHSQHQGKVHFADFVLLFYNASLIRLSGKPLQVIKHDTMRKQVDKDLYWHHYGTKKLTLGMPSSVLYNDLEIYQRPFRQRDPQVLELIRKSADQQIQQRPSTEDLEQTVKGILVNRIGSKEISAESVASALSMSRATLFRKLKKKGLTFQKIYDDLRRDHALRLLLETRLETWKVAEVLGFSSDNNFRRFFKSYENITPYQYRKKHQPSS; from the coding sequence ATGTCTAACGTATTGCAAGCAGAGCATATTGACCGCCAAGTGCTTCATATGATTCGCACTTTATTGCGATCGGCACCCGTGAATTGGGATGATTGCTACCAATGGGCTGGGATCGGACTTCGAGATAAAGGCCCGAGCGAGTTTATCCCCCAGGTGAAAATACTGGATATTTTCCTACGAGTGGCCGATTTACTAGATGATCCTTTTTTTGTGATGCGGTATTTTGATGCTGAAGCCTTCTATTTTTACCCCAATTTATATGGCAGTGTGATGGCTCTGTCTGAGAACATGAGAGAATTTGAGCAGCATTATGAGAAGTATAACCAGCTTTATAAAATGGGCGGCTTTACGCTGACTCAAGGTGAACAGCGGGGCTTCTTTGAAGTGGGCGTTCAAGTACACAGCCAGCATCAAGGAAAGGTCCATTTTGCCGATTTTGTATTGTTATTTTATAATGCCAGCTTGATTCGGCTTAGTGGAAAGCCGCTACAGGTCATCAAACATGATACCATGCGTAAGCAGGTGGATAAAGACCTCTATTGGCATCATTATGGAACGAAAAAGTTGACCCTAGGCATGCCGAGCTCCGTGCTCTATAATGATTTAGAAATTTATCAGCGACCATTTCGCCAACGTGATCCTCAAGTGTTGGAACTGATCCGTAAAAGTGCTGACCAACAAATTCAACAGCGACCTAGTACCGAGGATTTGGAGCAAACCGTAAAAGGAATTCTGGTCAATCGAATTGGATCCAAGGAAATATCGGCGGAATCGGTCGCCTCTGCGCTTAGTATGAGCAGGGCAACACTATTCAGAAAATTGAAAAAGAAAGGGCTTACATTTCAAAAAATTTACGATGACCTGAGGCGTGATCATGCTTTGCGGTTGTTACTGGAGACTCGGCTTGAGACATGGAAAGTCGCCGAGGTGCTTGGCTTTTCTAGTGACAATAATTTCCGCCGCTTTTTTAAAAGTTACGAAAATATAACACCATATCAATATCGCAAAAAGCATCAACCTTCGAGCTGA
- a CDS encoding DUF4345 domain-containing protein has product MQLNQTPHNKVTKCQKVFLIAAAVGLTPIALSYGVNPSTSLSAMFDLTIESTNGTHIFRAVMGLYLAMVTFWLMGAKNDHFTRPALLSLIVFMLGLAGGRVLSLALDGPGHWLLTGYMLTELAFGFIGIKLLQQNGKCGLKTTQPNS; this is encoded by the coding sequence ATGCAACTCAACCAAACACCCCATAACAAAGTTACGAAATGCCAAAAGGTTTTCCTTATCGCTGCTGCAGTCGGTCTTACTCCAATTGCTTTATCCTATGGAGTTAATCCGAGCACTTCTCTATCCGCTATGTTTGATCTTACAATAGAGTCGACCAACGGAACACATATCTTCCGTGCTGTCATGGGGCTTTACCTTGCCATGGTTACATTCTGGCTCATGGGAGCTAAAAATGATCATTTTACTCGTCCCGCATTATTAAGTTTGATTGTATTCATGCTGGGTCTGGCTGGAGGAAGGGTTCTCAGTCTAGCTCTGGATGGACCAGGGCATTGGTTACTTACTGGCTATATGCTAACTGAGCTGGCTTTCGGCTTTATCGGTATCAAGCTCCTTCAACAAAATGGCAAATGCGGTTTAAAAACAACGCAACCAAACAGCTAA